A single Phoenix dactylifera cultivar Barhee BC4 chromosome 1, palm_55x_up_171113_PBpolish2nd_filt_p, whole genome shotgun sequence DNA region contains:
- the LOC103710673 gene encoding subtilisin-like protease SBT5.3, which produces MGIARSSAALLLAFLFSILLQRPTFAAKKSYVVYLGGHSHNGEEVSWHVSKRVRDSHHELLASVLGNKEKAQDALFYSYTRYINGFAANLEEEEAMEISKYPGVVSVFPNRGYKLHTTRSWDFLRLERDGRVPKESLWTKARFGEDIIIGNLDTGVWPESESFKDDGMGPVPSKWKGICQIGEDKSFSCNRKLIGARYYNKGYASAAGPLNATFETPRDEVGHGTHTLSTAGGGFVPGANILGYGNGTAKGGSPRARVAAYKVCWPPINGSECFDADIIAAFDAAIHDGVDVLSVSLGGDPTDYFLDGLAIGSFHAVKNGITVVCSAGNSGPRPGSVSNTAPWIITVGASTMDREFPAYINFNNKSIKGESLSQKGLPGNELYPMISSKEARASNASAHDAELCYLGSLDPEKVRGKIVVCLRGITARVEKGEAVLQAGGSGMVLVNDQSSGNEIIADAHLLPATHITYNDGFSLFSYLKSTKSPLGYITTPITQLDTKPAPFMAAFSSQGPNTVNAEILKPDITAPGVSVLAAYTGAAGPTGLAFDTRRVAFNSDSGTSMSCPHISGVVGLLKSLHPDWSPSAIKSAIMTTARTQDSMDEPVLNSSYVKATPFSYGSGHVQPNRAMDPGLVYDLTTNDYLNFLCALGYNSTQIAIFSIDSFSCPSKPPKLEDLNYPSITIPDLSGSITVTRAMKNVGSPGTYIVRVREPRGISVSVNPTSLTYDKIGEEKKFEVTLKVKKGHASTDYVFGGLIWSDGKHYVRTPIVVSAAGLEP; this is translated from the exons ATGGGGATCGCGAGGAGTTCTGCTGCTCTTCTTTTGGCCTTCCTCTTCTCAATTCTTCTCCAAAGACCCACCTTTGCTGCCAAAAAG TCTTATGTTGTGTACCTTGGAGGTCATTCTCACAACGGCGAAGAGGTTTCTTGGCATGTCTCCAAGCGAGTGAGAGACTCTCACCATGAGCTCTTGGCATCAGTCTTGGGGAA TAAGGAGAAGGCCCAAGATGCTTTGTTTTACTCCTACACACGGTATATCAATGGCTTCGCAGCgaatcttgaagaagaagaggCAATGGAGATCTCAA AGTATCCTGGAGTCGTCTCTGTGTTTCCAAACAGAGGGTACAAACTTCACACAACTCGGTCGTGGGATTTTCTTCGCCTCGAGAGGGATGGCAGAGTTCCAAAGGAATCGTTATGGACGAAGGCAAGATTCGGCGAGGACATCATTATTGGGAACCTCGACACCG GTGTGTGGCCAGAGTCTGAGAGCTTCAAGGATGATGGCATGGGGCCAGTTCCATCCAAGTGGAAGGGAATCTGCCAGATTGGAGAAGATAAGAGCTTTTCATGCAACAG GAAGCTGATCGGTGCACGGTACTACAACAAGGGCTACGCATCCGCGGCCGGCCCGCTCAACGCCACCTTCGAAACGCCGCGGGACGAAGTGGGTCATGGGACCCACACCCTCTCGACCGCCGGCGGTGGGTTCGTGCCCGGCGCCAACATCTTGGGCTACGGCAACGGCACGGCCAAAGGCGGCTCCCCGCGGGCCCGCGTCGCGGCCTACAAGGTCTGTTGGCCGCCCATCAATGGGAGCGAGTGCTTCGACGCCGACATCATCGCCGCCTTCGATGCAGCGATACACGACGGGGTGGACGTGCTCTCGGTGTCCCTTGGCGGGGATCCCACCGACTACTTTCTCGACGGCCTAGCGATCGGGTCGTTCCATGCCGTCAAGAATGGGATCACCGTGGTCTGCTCGGCCGGCAACTCCGGCCCGCGCCCAGGTTCCGTCTCCAACACCGCACCATGGATAATTACAGTAGGCGCAAGCACCATGGACAGGGAGTTTCCAGCCTACATCAACTTCAACAACAAAAGCATTAAG GGAGAGAGCCTTTCTCAGAAAGGCCTGCCAGGAAACGAGCTTTATCCAATGATAAGCTCCAAAGAAGCCAGAGCTTCAAATGCCTCCGCGCATGATGC TGAGTTGTGTTACCTGGGTTCGCTCGACCCTGAAAAGGTTAGAGGGAAGATAGTCGTCTGTCTCCGTGGAATTACTGCAAGAGTGGAGAAGGGTGAAGCCGTTCTGCAGGCTGGTGGCAGCGGGATGGTCCTCGTCAATGATCAGAGCTCCGGAAATGAAATCATCGCCGATGCTCACCTCCTCCCAGCAACCCATATCACTTATAATGATGGCTTTTCTCTCTTCTCATACCTCAAGTCGACCAA GTCACCACTTGGTTACATTACAACCCCAATAACACAGCTTGACACGAAACCAGCACCATTCATGGCAGCTTTCTCATCTCAGGGGCCAAACACTGTCAATGCTGAAATCCTAAAG CCTGATATCACTGCACCAGGGGTTAGTGTTCTTGCTGCCTACACAGGAGCTGCTGGACCAACTGGTCTAGCTTTCGATACCCGACGTGTTGCCTTCAACTCAGATTCTGGCACTTCCATGTCATGTCCTCATATATCTGGTGTCGTGGGCCTCCTCAAAAGTCTCCACCCTGATTGGAGTCCTTCAGCAATAAAATCAGCAATCATGACCACTG CAAGAACTCAGGACAGCATGGACGAGCCCGTGTTAAATTCATCCTATGTTAAGGCTACACCATTTAGCTATGGATCTGGTCATGTGCAACCAAACCGTGCTATGGATCCTGGCTTGGTCTATGATTTAACAACAAATGATTATTTGAACTTCTTATGTGCTCTAGGCTACAACTCCACCCAGATAGCAATATTCAGCATTGACTCTTTCTCATGCCCCTCTAAACCCCCAAAGCTTGAAGATTTGAACTACCCTTCAATCACCATCCCTGATCTCTCTGGATCCATCACTGTGACCCGCGCAATGAAGAATGTCGGATCGCCAGGCACATACATCGTCCGTGTCAGAGAACCAAGAGGTATTTCAGTGTCCGTGAATCCAACAAGCTTAACATATGACAAGATAGGGGAAGAGAAAAAGTTTGAGGTTACTTTGAAGGTTAAGAAAGGTCATGCGTCTACGGATTATGTTTTTGGAGGGCTAATATGGTCTGATGGGAAGCACTACGTGAGAACTCCTATAGTAGTGAGTGCTGCAGGATTGGAGCCTTAG